The Salmo salar chromosome ssa06, Ssal_v3.1, whole genome shotgun sequence genome window below encodes:
- the LOC106607906 gene encoding uncharacterized protein, whose protein sequence is MFATSVEYLGLRVPQLLQASEEEFGSDRVIMLNLFLILLLLLFCAIHLRKNDDDVFGEIDPELVNKFTEGVQLNYNYLKQLEELLDMKKLQIEDLISEMDLDCCSESKLCSDSCYSRSSSRSHSRSSVSSRSSDGSTWQTCKKRPPTDRFKYPKGCSPDSHDSPCPPVNPSPVGSPGSKATPFLQLPGGGDDEDSYHGSTLSSRSSSCSSSRYVSPSDSPLPLEYQPSPRQPAATGWRRNWTLTETKVDSVASPVAAPSTVTFPDCKDRAADLTDHTNWSQTTPDHVDHSKTTPDRSKTPTVRQILTVRQLFEVVPRKADPPLLHRWHRRRLELNATQKVARNRWRIAVLMISIVRWLLAESLKGGGTTSSTSPPTSTTTTHSNTSTTSQAKKGSEIIRKTVSVPAFCPQGVNPPSHSQAPCQFPGSEGKLIMMYAEGARIPLISQEVREKLESHVRRKQSQRLWGFPKLVTRYVGDLMPLQLPISCSEDNWKIMGNVTDHQAVFSGRVHLNTEFRLKNKTTKPEGEQKATAALAAAKDTSPATRTVEKTTSISTMLQPAETHATKSHQTRATLNQPSPAITLTPERQWLEKKMRSKCMEVKLKHFPGIVAQSYHSALAWTTSQPTRKPTQVAKASTVVPKCPTPLRQRDKVSFMDQGELRHLVDNLIMKHMEHLQRQGVTTPSTHTQGVTTASALSQSSHSLALETSTGTTVSHPYPALTKQLVLVNGLEQGARESKTLQAPQQYNVKPSSATVKVGRCCSIM, encoded by the exons ATGTTTGCCACGTCAGTAGAATACCTGGGCCTCCGTGTGCCCCAGCTCCTGCAAGCATCAGAGGAGGAGTTCGGCTCAGATCGTGTCATCATGCTCAACCTTTTCCTGATTCTCCTCTTGCTCCTGTTCTGCGCTATCCATCTGCGTAAAAACGAT GATGATGTCTTCGGGGAGATTGACCC AGAGCTGGTCAATAAGTTCACAGAGGGAGTGCAGCTCAACTACAACTACCTCAAACAACTGGAGGAACTTCTGGACATGAAGAAGTTACAGATAGAGGACCTCATCTCTGAGATGGACCTGGACTGCTGCTCTGAATCCAAGTTGTGCTCTGACTCATGCTACTCAAGATCATCTTCTAGATCACATTCTAGATCTTCTGTATCCTCTAGATCTAGTGACGGCAGCACATGGCAAACCTGTAAGAAACGGCCTCCAACTGACAGGTTTAAATACCCGAAAGGCTGTAGTCCAGATAGTCATGATAGTCCCTGCCCTCCGGTTAATCCTAGCCCAGTGGGTAGTCCTGGCTCAAAGGCCACTCCCTTCCTCCAGCTACCAGGAGGTGGGGATGATGAGGACAGTTACCATGGCTCCACGCTCTCCTCCCGTAGCTCCTCCTGCAGCTCCTCTAGGTACGTGTCTCCTTCTGACTCCCCTCTGCCCCTTGAATACCAGCCCAGCCCTCGTCAGCCTGCTGCTACTGGTTGGAGGCGAAACTGGACTTTGACGGAGACCAAAGTGGACTCTGTGGCTAGTCCTGTGGCAGCTCCTTCTACTGTCACGTTCCCTGACTGCAAAGACAGAGCTGCTGACCTCACAGACCATACAAACTGGTCCCAGACCACTCCAGACCATGTAGACCATTCCAAGACCACTCCAGACCGCTCCAAGACTCCGACTGTGAGACAGATTCTGACGGTGAGACAACTGTTTGAGGTAGTGCCGAGGAAAGCAGACCCACCCCTCCTGCACCGCTGGCACCGCAGACGCCTGGAACTCAACGCGACGCAGAAG GTGGCCCGCAATCGCTGGAGGATTGCCGTGCTGATGATCTCCATCGTTAGGTGGCTGCTCGCCGAGAGCCTGAAGGGAGGAGGCACCACCAGCTCAACCTCCCCCCCAAcgtccaccactaccacacactCCAACACCTCAACCACCTCTCAGGCTAAGAAAGGATCCGAGATCATTAGGAAAACTGTCAGCGTTCCAGCCTTCTGCCCGCAGGGTGTAAACCCTCCATCTCACTCCCAGGCTCCATGCCAGTTTCCAGGGTCAGAGGGTAAACTCATTATGATGTACGCTGAGGGTGCCAGGATCCCCTTAATTTCCCAGGAGGTCCGGGAGAAGCTGGAGTCCCACGTCCGCCGCAAGCAGAGCCAGCGCCTCTGGGGCTTCCCCAAGCTGGTCACCAGGTATGTGGGCGACCTCATGCCTCTACAGCTCCCCATCTCCTGCAGCGAAGACAACTGGAAAATCATGGGCAACGTGACTGACCACCAGGCAGTGTTCTCTGGACGAGTGCACCTCAACACAGAGTTCAGGTTGAAGAACAAGACTACCAAGCCAGAGGGGGAGCAGAAGGCTACTGCAGCTCTAGCTGCAGCAAAGGACACCTCACCAGCCACCAGAACTGTGGAGAAGACTACCAGCATCAGCACCATGCTCCAGCCAGCCGAGACTCATGCTACTAAATCACACCAGACCAGAGCCACTCTGAACCAGCCCTCCCCTGCGATAACCTTGACCCCGGAGAGACAATGGCTGGAGAAGAAGATGAGGAGTAAGTGTATGGAGGTAAAGCTCAAACACTTCCCGGGCATTGTTGCCCAGTCATACCACTCCGCCCTTGCCTGGACAACTAGCCAGCCAACCAGGAAGCCCACCCAGGTGGCAAAAGCCTCCACTGTTGTTCCGAAATGCCCCACCCCACTCAGACAGAGGGATAAGGTATCATTCATGGACCAAGGGGAGCTGAGGCACCTGGTGGACAACCTGATCATGAAACACATGGAGCACCTTCAGAGACAGGGAGTGACAACCCCTTCGACCCACACCCAGGGAGTTACAACCGCCTCGGCCCTCTCGCAAAGCTCTCACAGCCTGGCCCTAGAGACCTCGACTGGCACCACCGTCTCACATCCCTACCCTGCCCTCACTAAACAGCTGGTGCTAGTGAATGGTTTGGAACAAGGTGCCAGGGAGAGCAAGACACTGCAGGCTCCACAGCAGTACAATGTGAAGCCTAGCTCAGCCACAGTCAAGGTGGGAAGATGCTGCAGCATCATGTGA